Genomic segment of Candidatus Marsarchaeota archaeon:
CTGGCTGGATGCTTATCGTTTCAAAGCCAAGGCTGTGCAGATAGTCTACGCATTCCTGTATGCGATTCTCCATGCCTCCGCATACGGTTGCTCTGACGGTTGCAAAATCTGCAAGCCTGCCATATCTCTTTATCTCTTCGATAGTCTTGAGCACCTCAGACGCCGAGCCGCCACCGTTGGCCAGCGGCCTGTACTTGTCCTGGAACTCAGGCAGACCGTCGAACGATAGCTCTATCCGTATGTGGTGCTCAACCAGGTATCTCACAATTTCCTCCCTCTTAGATAAGTAGACTCCGTTTGTGACTATCTCGACTTCGATCTTTGCCGTGTCTATGCCTGCTACTATCCTCTTGAGGCTGGAGAGCGCCATGGTCGGTTCTCCCCAACCAAACAGCACAATCTTAGCAGGCTTGAAGTGCCTTACTGCATATAGAGCTGCATCCGGGTCGAGTTCCTGCCTAAGCCCCGAAACTCCTTTCTGTTCCTCTATGGCCGCACTCTCACCCCCTAGTGCAAAACAATACCTGCATCTTAAGTTGCAGGCGGTCGATACTATGAGCGAGAGCTCTCGAATTTTGTCCTTGTCTATCTTTGGGCTGAAGGAAAGTGCAGTCCCGCTCGGATACGCGGCATTGACGGATTGCACAGTATACACGAAAGAGTCTAGCAGCTCCTCCATGCCTTCGACATTCGAATTCACAAAGTTGTGGGTCCTCGCAAATTCGTATTCGCTGTTGCTGAGCAGCGCAGCTATGTTGCCAATTGGAGTGTATGCGCATATCCTGCCGTCCTCGGTTCTGAAAAAGTAAAGCTGGGTGTTTATCCTCTTCGGAAAACCTCTCTTGCGTGTCAACGGCACGTCCTTGAAACTTGTCAGGTTGATCTGTCTCATCCCATCGACCTCGTCCTTTTGACGCGTTTTCCGCGCAGAAGCGCGGCCGCACCTCTTGTCTGGGCTATAGCGCCATTTACCTCCGCCTCAAGCGCCCTTACTATGTCTACCATCAGCTGATCTGAAGCGCGTCTTTCCAAGCGCGAAAGCTTCTCCTGCACAGCAATAAAAAATCGGTGCCGAAAGTTCCGGCGCCAAGCATCTTGCCCATGCTGGCAGCCTCTATCATGTTTAGTGAG
This window contains:
- a CDS encoding radical SAM protein is translated as MRQINLTSFKDVPLTRKRGFPKRINTQLYFFRTEDGRICAYTPIGNIAALLSNSEYEFARTHNFVNSNVEGMEELLDSFVYTVQSVNAAYPSGTALSFSPKIDKDKIRELSLIVSTACNLRCRYCFALGGESAAIEEQKGVSGLRQELDPDAALYAVRHFKPAKIVLFGWGEPTMALSSLKRIVAGIDTAKIEVEIVTNGVYLSKREEIVRYLVEHHIRIELSFDGLPEFQDKYRPLANGGGSASEVLKTIEEIKRYGRLADFATVRATVCGGMENRIQECVDYLHSLGFETISIQPVEMSGRAVDNVKLPDLDLFARNIARAIANGKEQGINVDSRVLPAGSSWSMACYGCGFMAGYMLALGPDLNFYACDDPLPIFRVGAMEHRRDGFEIDVNYDKLTEFANKRYALNLKNCSECPVKCGGGCTKESLATYGSIDVGGESEELCSSRREALAEYIRCALA